Proteins found in one Oribacterium sp. oral taxon 102 genomic segment:
- a CDS encoding metal-sensing transcriptional repressor, producing MPGCCTAEGAAGRKKAVPRSEKEQKELVTRLNRIEGQIRGIRGMIEDGRYCVDVLVQVSAVQSALQSFGRELLGSHIRSCVADDIRNGGEDAVEELVMLLQKTMR from the coding sequence ATGCCCGGATGCTGCACGGCGGAGGGAGCCGCAGGGAGAAAGAAGGCGGTTCCCCGGTCAGAGAAGGAGCAGAAGGAGCTGGTAACGAGACTGAACCGCATCGAAGGACAGATCCGGGGGATTCGCGGCATGATCGAGGACGGCCGCTACTGCGTCGATGTACTGGTACAGGTCAGCGCCGTACAATCCGCGCTGCAGTCCTTCGGCCGGGAGCTGCTCGGCAGCCATATCCGTTCCTGCGTGGCGGATGACATTCGAAACGGCGGGGAAGATGCCGTAGAGGAGCTGGTTATGCTCCTACAGAAAACGATGCGCTGA
- a CDS encoding heavy metal translocating P-type ATPase, which produces MKQYVVTGMSCAACQTRVEKAVSKLPGVESCSVSLLTNSMGVSGDVSEQEVIAAVENAGYGASVKGDVSKKAGSRIAAEEEALRDRETPVLKRRLLWSAGFLLLLMYLSMGHGMLGMPLPAAFENTAVLATTELLLAIIVMYLNRRFFTVGTKTLLAGAPNMDTLVALGSTASFVYSLAELYLILLAMGEGNSDMVRHCGHQLYFETAAMIPTLITVGKLLEAASKGRTTDALRGLMRLAPKTAVLYRDGKEHTVPIEEVQTGDLFVVRPGENIPVDGVIEEGCAAVNEAALTGESIPVDKTVGDRVSAATLNQSGYIRARATRVGEDTTLSQIIRMVSDAAATKAPIARVADRVSAVFVPAVIGIAAATMLLYLVTGHPFSQAISRAVAILVISCPCALGLATPVAIMVGNGMGAKNGILFKTAVSLETAGQLEIVALDKTGTITSGAPVVTEVLPAEGVSREELLHAAASLELRSEHPLARAVSAYCTEQGIVGAEVTAFQALPGNGLSAIWNGEQYLAGSGRFLAERTAVPAEVKREAERLSEEGKTPLFFAAGQRLLGVIAVADTLKEDSPQAIRELRRQGIEIVMLTGDNARTAEAIGRLAGVDRVIAGVLPDGKEAVIRELRQGGRRVAMVGDGINDAPALTRADLGIAIGAGADVAVDAADIVLMKSRLSDVPAAIRLSRATIRNIHENLFWAFFYNAVCIPLAAGFYSYLFGWSWEMNPMVGAAAMALSSFTVCMNALRLNLFRLYDSTGDRELRRGRRQQDRKQYIAGDGRKTEKEKEKTMKKTIKIEGMMCGHCEARVKKALEALAGVERAEVSHERGEAVVSLAEEVSDELLKTAVEAQDYKVTGIV; this is translated from the coding sequence ATGAAACAATATGTCGTCACAGGGATGAGCTGTGCTGCCTGCCAGACGCGGGTCGAGAAGGCGGTAAGCAAGCTCCCTGGGGTAGAGAGCTGCTCGGTTTCCCTCCTGACCAATTCAATGGGGGTGAGCGGCGATGTATCGGAGCAGGAGGTCATCGCTGCGGTTGAGAACGCCGGCTACGGCGCATCCGTGAAGGGGGACGTCTCGAAGAAGGCAGGGAGCAGGATTGCCGCGGAGGAGGAAGCGCTCCGGGACAGGGAGACGCCGGTGCTGAAAAGGAGGCTGCTCTGGTCGGCGGGCTTCCTCCTGCTGCTCATGTACCTCTCGATGGGACATGGGATGCTGGGGATGCCGCTTCCTGCCGCCTTCGAAAACACAGCAGTGCTGGCAACCACGGAGCTGCTGCTTGCCATCATTGTCATGTATCTCAACAGGAGGTTCTTCACGGTGGGAACGAAGACGCTCCTCGCGGGCGCGCCGAATATGGACACGCTGGTGGCGCTCGGCTCGACAGCGAGCTTCGTCTATTCGCTCGCGGAGCTTTATCTGATCCTGCTCGCGATGGGAGAGGGGAACAGCGATATGGTGCGGCACTGCGGGCATCAGCTCTACTTTGAGACGGCGGCGATGATCCCGACACTGATCACAGTGGGGAAGCTGCTGGAGGCGGCTTCGAAGGGCAGGACGACAGATGCACTCCGGGGACTGATGCGGCTCGCGCCGAAAACGGCAGTGCTGTACCGGGACGGGAAGGAGCATACGGTTCCGATCGAGGAGGTACAGACGGGCGATCTCTTCGTGGTGCGTCCCGGAGAAAATATCCCGGTGGACGGCGTTATCGAGGAGGGGTGCGCCGCGGTGAACGAGGCAGCGCTGACCGGAGAATCCATCCCGGTAGATAAAACGGTCGGAGACAGGGTCTCTGCGGCGACGCTGAACCAGTCCGGCTATATCCGGGCACGAGCGACGAGGGTCGGAGAGGATACGACGCTTTCGCAGATCATCCGCATGGTGAGCGACGCGGCGGCGACGAAGGCACCGATCGCGCGGGTCGCGGATCGGGTTTCCGCGGTATTTGTGCCCGCGGTGATCGGGATCGCGGCAGCGACCATGCTGCTCTATCTCGTGACCGGACATCCGTTTTCCCAGGCGATCTCGCGGGCAGTGGCGATTCTCGTGATCAGCTGTCCCTGCGCGCTGGGACTTGCGACACCGGTGGCGATCATGGTCGGAAACGGTATGGGGGCAAAGAACGGTATCCTCTTCAAGACTGCTGTCTCGCTGGAGACGGCGGGGCAGCTGGAGATCGTCGCGCTGGACAAAACCGGGACGATCACGAGTGGTGCGCCGGTGGTGACGGAGGTGCTCCCTGCGGAGGGCGTCTCCCGGGAGGAGCTGCTGCATGCTGCGGCTTCTCTGGAGCTCCGCTCCGAGCATCCGCTCGCAAGGGCGGTCAGCGCCTACTGCACAGAGCAGGGGATCGTCGGAGCGGAAGTGACAGCGTTTCAGGCGCTTCCGGGGAACGGGCTCTCCGCGATATGGAACGGCGAGCAGTACCTGGCGGGCTCGGGCCGTTTCCTTGCGGAGCGAACCGCAGTTCCGGCAGAGGTGAAGAGAGAAGCGGAGCGCCTCTCGGAGGAGGGGAAGACCCCGCTCTTCTTCGCAGCGGGACAGCGGCTGCTCGGCGTAATCGCCGTTGCCGATACGCTGAAGGAGGACTCGCCGCAAGCGATCCGTGAGCTCCGGAGACAGGGCATCGAAATTGTCATGCTGACGGGAGACAATGCGCGGACTGCGGAGGCGATCGGAAGGCTCGCAGGGGTGGACCGCGTGATTGCCGGGGTGCTGCCGGACGGCAAGGAGGCGGTGATCCGGGAGCTCCGCCAGGGCGGAAGGCGGGTCGCCATGGTGGGAGACGGCATCAATGATGCACCGGCACTCACGAGGGCAGATCTCGGGATCGCAATCGGCGCGGGGGCAGATGTCGCAGTTGATGCGGCGGACATTGTCCTGATGAAGAGCCGTCTCTCCGACGTGCCGGCAGCGATCCGGCTTTCCAGAGCGACGATTCGCAATATTCATGAGAATCTGTTCTGGGCGTTTTTCTATAATGCGGTCTGCATTCCGCTGGCGGCGGGCTTTTATTCTTACCTCTTCGGCTGGAGCTGGGAGATGAATCCGATGGTCGGCGCGGCAGCGATGGCGCTCTCGAGCTTTACCGTCTGCATGAATGCGCTGCGGCTGAATCTCTTCCGGCTCTATGACAGCACGGGAGACAGGGAGCTTCGGCGCGGGAGACGGCAGCAGGATAGAAAACAATACATTGCCGGAGACGGCAGAAAAACAGAAAAAGAAAAGGAGAAGACAATGAAGAAGACAATCAAAATCGAAGGAATGATGTGCGGACACTGCGAGGCGCGGGTGAAGAAGGCGCTGGAGGCGCTGGCAGGCGTAGAAAGAGCGGAGGTAAGCCATGAGAGGGGCGAAGCTGTAGTGAGCCTTGCAGAGGAGGTTTCGGACGAGCTGCTGAAGACGGCGGTAGAGGCGCAGGACTACAAGGTGACCGGCATTGTCTGA